Genomic segment of Gloeocapsa sp. PCC 7428:
CGCTTCGTCAATTATGACAAGTGACGAACGACTGCCTAGTTGGTTAATAAACTGGATACTGCGTTTAGCACGATTGTAGACTTTAGATAGTCCTGCAATTACTATGCCATCCTGCACCCCGTCAAGGTCAAGTTCGCGATCGCCCCAGAAGCGATAAACCGATATTTCGCGATCGCCCAGATATTTCCATGCCTGCTGAAATTCAGTAGCAGCTTGTTCGCAGAGTTCTTCACTATATGCCAGCCAAATGACTAGAGTTGGTTCGAGCGATCGCAGATGATCGGCGATGATATTCATGGCAGTGCGCGTCTTGCCTGCTCCGGTGGGCATGTGCAGTAATACCCGTCGCGGTTCTTGTTTGAGTAAGTATTTGACTTTTCGGGCTGCATCGCGTTGATGGGCAAACAAGTGATATGCAGATGCAGACAGTTCTAGTGCGGGAGTCTCGACATAAATCTCATTTTGCGGCACTGCCAATTCAAAGAAGTCAAACAAAGCGCGTTCCCGCTCAGAACCACGACGCACTTGAGCCTCTTTCAATGATTGAAAAACATCGCCACTCACTGGAACTTGCATAATTGCAGCCAATATTCTGGCTTGTTCTGGGCGTAGCAAGTCTAATAGTAAAGTACGGCTGTCTTTTGATAGGAGTAAACTCTCGCGAGTGTACAAACCAAGTAAAACTTCACGCAAATAAGAAGGAGTGGCAAGGCTAGCGTCTAGAAGTCTGAGCAGGCGAACTACCGAATTTCCAAGCAAAGCTTGCAACGTTTCGTCATCTGCTCGTGATAGCAAATCATCAAATTGCAAATAGCATACTCCTTTATCGAACAGCAATTTGTACTCAAAACAGCTACCACTATGTACAAGTAATTCTTGTGCAAAAGAAAGACTTAATCTTTCTCAATTAAAGATTCTAATTCTGTTTTGACACTGCGCTTAAGAGTATTAAATCTATCCCTTAGAACGTTTTTATAAAACTCAGGTTCGTATTCATCTGGACAACCATGAAGTAATTCAATCATATGAGATGAAATTTCATGACCAGTCACCGTTGCATCTGTCAATTGTTCTAAGTATCTTCTGGGAGCTAAGTCGCTTATCTCCCTGTTAGCATCCTTTGAAATATATGTTAGATTCAGAGGGCTATTTAATAAGTGACGAGGATCTTTCCTAATTGTTGTGGTACTTTCTCCAATAGAAGTTGCAGATCCTAAAGGGATAATGTGATGTTCTTCAATCTTTTCATTATTCTTTGCAATATTACATGCTTTAAGTTTCTGGATAGAGCTACTGCTTTTGTCAGTTGATTGAAACTGAAAATCTTTCGGTTCTTTGCTTAAAACATACTGTAAAAGACTAGATTTAACAGCTTTAGGAGCTTGAAACTCTTCATTCTCAAGAAGAAGCGTTGCTTCATCTGAATACTCAGGTTTTTCAAAAATACTATCAACGAAGGATAAGAAAGGATTATTTGAATTTTCAATAACCCAATGATAAAGTGATTGAATATCTTGAACACACCGCTCATTCTGTTTTTCTTTATACCTTCCACTAAATAAGCTAGCCCAATACCAATACTCAATTTTGTCCAGACTTTCTTTGTCAGTCCAGACTTTTTTACTAGATTCAGATTCGCTTTCCTCTAAACTCTGCGAACTTTCCTCAGAAGTTTCTCTATAACCAGTCCCTTCTCTGTCAATCTGTCTTTCAACCGGTTCTTCTAGGGAAAAAAGATAAGCAATAGGAAGAAGCATTAGTTTGTATG
This window contains:
- a CDS encoding DEAD/DEAH box helicase — its product is MQFDDLLSRADDETLQALLGNSVVRLLRLLDASLATPSYLREVLLGLYTRESLLLSKDSRTLLLDLLRPEQARILAAIMQVPVSGDVFQSLKEAQVRRGSERERALFDFFELAVPQNEIYVETPALELSASAYHLFAHQRDAARKVKYLLKQEPRRVLLHMPTGAGKTRTAMNIIADHLRSLEPTLVIWLAYSEELCEQAATEFQQAWKYLGDREISVYRFWGDRELDLDGVQDGIVIAGLSKVYNRAKRSIQFINQLGSRSSLVIIDEAHQAIAETYKLVLDTLVVPYQHTALLGLTATPGRTWADINVDTELSAFFARRKVTLQVSGYNNPIDYLVSEQYLARVNYRSLFYQSGLNLSDKDLKHIEQELELPKNILNHLAEDEQRNLRIILEVEDLGKRHQRILVFAISVEHTKLLAAVLRTRGWRADAITGNTPPEERSRLISTYRDDALETKILCNYGVLTTGFDAPRTSAAVIARPTKSLVLYSQMVGRAIRGVKAGGNETAEIVTVVDSELPGFGSVAEAFSNWEDVWI